A window of Micromonospora eburnea genomic DNA:
ATGCGTGACCGGGTCGTGGTGGTCACCGGACCGGGCCAGGTCGAGCTGGTCGAGCAGGAGGCGGCCGAGCTGCGCGAGGGCACCTTCCGGGTGGCGACCCTGTTCAGCGGCGTCTCCGCCGGCACCGAGCTGAGTTACGTCAAGGGCACCAATCCCTACCTCAACGTCACCTGGAACGCCGACCTCGGCCTGTTCCAGCCCGGCGCGGCCAGCACCCCGTACCCGGTGACCCGGCTCGGCTACATGCAGGTCGGTCGGGTGGTGGAGAGCCGTACCCCGGCGGTCGCGGTGGGCACGGTGGGCGCGATGACCTACGGCCACCGCAGCGGGCACGTGGCCGACCCGCTCGCCGAGCGCTTCGTCCCGCTTCCCGACGACCTCGACCCGCTGCTCGGCGTCCACGTCGCGCACATGGGCCCGATCTGCGCCAACGGGCTGCTGCACGCCGCCGCCGACCTGTGCGGCGCCGACGTACGCTCGCTCGGCGACGGCGTGCGCGGCCGGCGGGTGGCGGTGGTCGGCAGCGGGGTGGTCGCCCTGCTGACCGCGCTCTTCGCCCGACGGCACGGCGCCGCCTCCGTGGTGGTGCTCGATCCCACCCCGGCCCGCCGCCGGGTGGCCGAGGCGCTCGGCCTGGAGACCCTGGACCCGGCGGCGGACGACCCGGCGGTGGTGCTGAAGGCCCGGTGGCACCACGCCGCCGGCGACCGGGGTGCCGACGTGGTCTTCCAGTGCCGGGGGCAGCCCTGGGCGCTGCGGCTCGCGCTGCGCCTGCTGCGCCCCCAGGGCACCGTGATCGACCTGGCCTTCTACCAGTCCGGGGCGGACGAGGTCCGGTTCGGCGAGGAGTTCCATCACAACGGGCTGTCGCTGCGCTGCGCCCAGATCGGGCGGGTGCCGCGCGGCCTCGCCCACACCTGGGACCGGGAGCGGCTCTCCGCGGAGACCATCGAGCTGCTGCGGCAGTACGGCCATCTGGTGCGCGA
This region includes:
- a CDS encoding zinc-binding dehydrogenase — its product is MRDRVVVVTGPGQVELVEQEAAELREGTFRVATLFSGVSAGTELSYVKGTNPYLNVTWNADLGLFQPGAASTPYPVTRLGYMQVGRVVESRTPAVAVGTVGAMTYGHRSGHVADPLAERFVPLPDDLDPLLGVHVAHMGPICANGLLHAAADLCGADVRSLGDGVRGRRVAVVGSGVVALLTALFARRHGAASVVVLDPTPARRRVAEALGLETLDPAADDPAVVLKARWHHAAGDRGADVVFQCRGQPWALRLALRLLRPQGTVIDLAFYQSGADEVRFGEEFHHNGLSLRCAQIGRVPRGLAHTWDRERLSAETIELLRQYGHLVREHLVSAVLPLAEAPALLTDLAQRRRQELQVVLTG